One stretch of Streptomyces agglomeratus DNA includes these proteins:
- a CDS encoding sigma-70 family RNA polymerase sigma factor, whose product MTLPVIIPVPAAPPTAASSALFRTLRPLLAAEAVAEAAGGGVEAGDLEQAVWLRLVELLDGSGPPPDPAGWLLHAVRTEASLARRATRRELPCPAPPAATADTTCPERAALSAERRRALRAAVRRLPGRCPRLLDAMLSPSDPTYREIAGRLGMSQGSLGPMRSRCLGCLRRMLAAEVAAPGQRGMER is encoded by the coding sequence CCCCGCCGCCCCGCCCACGGCGGCGTCGTCCGCCCTCTTCCGTACGCTGCGCCCCCTGCTCGCCGCCGAAGCCGTCGCGGAGGCGGCGGGCGGCGGAGTCGAGGCGGGCGACCTCGAACAGGCCGTATGGCTGCGGCTCGTCGAACTCCTCGACGGCTCGGGCCCGCCGCCCGACCCGGCGGGCTGGCTGCTGCACGCCGTACGGACCGAGGCGAGCCTGGCCCGCCGCGCGACGCGGCGTGAACTGCCCTGCCCCGCCCCACCGGCCGCGACGGCAGACACCACCTGCCCGGAACGCGCCGCGCTGAGCGCGGAGCGGCGGCGGGCCCTGCGTGCGGCGGTCCGGAGGCTGCCCGGAAGGTGTCCACGGCTGCTGGACGCGATGCTGTCGCCGTCCGACCCCACGTACCGGGAAATCGCAGGAAGGTTGGGAATGTCACAGGGCAGTTTGGGGCCCATGCGTTCCCGTTGCCTGGGATGCCTGCGCAGAATGCTGGCGGCGGAGGTTGCGGCTCCAGGGCAAAGGGGAATGGAGCGATAA
- a CDS encoding GNAT family N-acetyltransferase, translating into MGMSVTISAATAQDAEQILKLQYLCYQGEAELYGDYSIEPLTQTLDDLRAELGRSHTLVARLGDEVVASVRAAVDEAGTARIAKLIVHPRMQRHGLGGRLLDAIEAYFAGEPAAKRFQLFTGHRSEGSLRLYRSHGYALVATEQVAPGFALVTLQKEPAARTLAASA; encoded by the coding sequence ATGGGCATGAGCGTGACCATCTCAGCGGCAACGGCGCAGGATGCCGAGCAGATCCTCAAGTTGCAGTACCTGTGTTACCAGGGCGAGGCCGAGCTGTACGGCGACTACAGCATCGAGCCGCTCACCCAGACCCTCGACGATCTGCGGGCCGAACTCGGGCGCAGCCACACGCTGGTGGCCCGGCTCGGCGACGAGGTGGTCGCGTCCGTGCGTGCGGCCGTGGACGAGGCGGGCACCGCGCGGATCGCGAAGCTCATCGTGCACCCCCGGATGCAGCGGCACGGCCTCGGCGGGCGGCTGCTCGACGCGATCGAGGCGTACTTCGCCGGGGAGCCCGCCGCGAAGCGCTTCCAGCTCTTCACCGGTCACCGCAGCGAGGGCAGTCTGCGGCTGTACCGCAGCCACGGTTACGCCCTGGTGGCCACGGAGCAGGTGGCACCGGGCTTCGCCCTGGTCACCCTTCAGAAGGAGCCCGCGGCGCGGACGCTCGCCGCGAGCGCGTAG
- a CDS encoding HAD family hydrolase, whose product MKIHAEALLFDNDGTLLSSLESVIRCWTRWAGEYGISAEEFAAVELHGRPAAEIAADLLPADVVPAAVARIEQLEVEDVTSAGAVVLLPGTAALLASLPADRWAVVTSATRRLAEARLAEAGIRPKAMIAADDITRGKPDPEPYLLAARRLGVDPARCVVFEDAPAGLQAGRAAGMTTVALATTHDRSELVADIVVNDLSAVSAQATDSGVEIFVAD is encoded by the coding sequence ATGAAGATCCACGCCGAAGCCCTCCTGTTCGACAACGACGGAACGCTCCTGTCCTCCCTGGAGTCGGTGATCCGCTGCTGGACCCGCTGGGCGGGGGAGTACGGCATATCGGCGGAGGAATTCGCGGCCGTGGAACTGCACGGCCGCCCCGCCGCCGAGATCGCCGCGGACCTGCTGCCCGCGGACGTGGTGCCGGCGGCGGTCGCCCGTATCGAACAGCTGGAGGTCGAGGACGTGACCAGCGCCGGCGCAGTGGTGCTGCTCCCCGGCACCGCCGCGCTCCTCGCGAGCCTGCCCGCCGACCGCTGGGCCGTCGTCACCTCCGCCACCCGCAGGCTCGCCGAGGCGCGCCTGGCCGAGGCCGGCATCCGCCCCAAGGCGATGATCGCCGCGGACGACATCACGCGCGGCAAGCCCGACCCGGAGCCCTACCTGCTCGCGGCCCGCAGGCTGGGGGTCGACCCGGCGCGGTGCGTGGTGTTCGAGGACGCTCCCGCAGGGCTCCAGGCCGGCCGCGCGGCGGGCATGACGACCGTGGCGTTGGCCACAACCCACGACCGCTCCGAGCTGGTCGCGGACATCGTCGTGAACGATCTCTCGGCCGTGTCGGCGCAGGCCACGGACAGCGGCGTGGAGATCTTCGTCGCGGACTGA
- a CDS encoding methionine ABC transporter ATP-binding protein — MITTTGLTKVYPSRGREVTALDGVDLHVREGEVYGVIGQSGAGKSSLIRCVNLLERPTAGTVTVDGQDLTALAGRGRRAGKELRQARSRIGMVFQHFNLLSSRTVKDNIELPLEILGVSGQERSRKALELLDLVGLADKAKSYPAQLSGGQKQRVGIARALAGDPKVLLSDEATSALDPETTRSILQLLRDLNRQLGLTVLLITHEMDVVKTICDSAALMKKGRIVESGTVSELLATPGSELAQELFPVGGQASGPGRTVIDVTFHGEAATQPVISQLSRTYNIDISILGAAMDTVGGRQIGRMRIELPGRYEENVVPVGFLREQGLQVEAVEAPDEPANVPAQAAAPALVKEGAK; from the coding sequence GTGATCACCACTACGGGCCTCACCAAGGTCTATCCCTCGCGTGGCCGCGAAGTCACCGCCCTGGACGGCGTCGACCTGCACGTCCGAGAGGGCGAGGTGTACGGAGTCATCGGTCAGAGCGGCGCCGGGAAGTCCTCCCTGATCCGCTGCGTCAACCTGCTGGAGCGCCCCACCGCCGGCACGGTGACCGTCGACGGCCAGGACCTCACCGCACTCGCCGGCCGCGGCCGGCGCGCCGGCAAGGAGCTGCGCCAGGCGCGCAGCCGCATCGGCATGGTCTTCCAGCACTTCAACCTCCTCTCCTCGCGCACCGTGAAGGACAACATCGAGCTGCCGCTCGAAATCCTCGGCGTGTCCGGGCAGGAACGCTCCCGCAAGGCGCTGGAACTGCTCGACCTCGTCGGCCTCGCCGACAAGGCGAAGTCCTACCCGGCCCAGCTCTCCGGCGGCCAGAAGCAGCGCGTCGGCATCGCCCGCGCGCTGGCCGGCGACCCCAAGGTGCTGCTCTCCGACGAGGCCACCTCGGCGCTCGACCCCGAGACCACCCGCTCGATCCTCCAGCTGCTGCGCGACCTCAACCGGCAGCTCGGCCTGACCGTCCTGCTCATCACGCACGAGATGGACGTCGTCAAGACGATCTGCGACTCGGCCGCGCTGATGAAGAAGGGCCGCATCGTCGAGTCCGGCACGGTGAGCGAGCTCCTGGCGACGCCCGGATCCGAACTGGCGCAGGAACTCTTCCCGGTGGGCGGCCAGGCATCGGGCCCCGGCCGCACCGTCATCGACGTCACCTTCCACGGCGAGGCCGCGACGCAGCCGGTGATCTCCCAGCTCTCCCGTACGTACAACATCGACATCTCGATCCTCGGGGCCGCGATGGACACCGTCGGCGGCAGGCAGATCGGCCGGATGCGCATCGAGCTGCCCGGACGGTACGAGGAGAACGTCGTCCCCGTCGGATTCCTGCGCGAGCAGGGGCTCCAGGTCGAGGCCGTGGAAGCACCCGACGAACCCGCGAACGTACCGGCGCAGGCCGCCGCCCCCGCCCTGGTCAAGGAAGGTGCCAAGTGA
- a CDS encoding methionine ABC transporter permease produces MNWSEMQPLLTQGTVDTLYMVLWSTVVSVIGGLPLGILLVLTDKGGLLQNVAVNKVIGVIVNIGRSLPFIILLIALIPFTTLVVGTFIGPSAMIVPLAIGAIPFFARLVETAIREVDHGLVEAVQAMGGGVPTVVFKVLLPQSLPSLISGITTTVIVLVGYSAMAGAVGGEGLGSKAVTYGYQRFETEFMLVTVVILIALVTVVQLIGDGATRLLTRRGRTAS; encoded by the coding sequence GTGAACTGGTCGGAGATGCAGCCGCTGTTGACGCAGGGAACCGTCGACACCCTCTACATGGTGCTGTGGTCCACCGTCGTCTCGGTCATCGGCGGCCTGCCGCTCGGCATCCTGCTCGTCCTCACGGACAAGGGCGGACTGCTCCAGAACGTGGCGGTCAACAAGGTCATCGGCGTGATCGTGAACATCGGCCGCTCCCTGCCGTTCATCATCCTGCTGATCGCCCTCATCCCCTTCACGACGCTGGTGGTGGGTACGTTCATCGGCCCCAGCGCGATGATCGTGCCGCTCGCCATCGGCGCCATCCCCTTCTTCGCCCGGCTCGTCGAGACCGCGATCCGGGAGGTCGACCACGGCCTCGTCGAGGCGGTCCAGGCCATGGGCGGCGGCGTACCGACCGTCGTCTTCAAGGTGCTGCTCCCGCAGTCCCTGCCGTCGCTGATCTCCGGGATCACCACCACCGTCATCGTGCTCGTCGGCTACTCGGCGATGGCGGGCGCGGTCGGCGGCGAGGGCCTCGGCAGCAAGGCCGTCACATACGGATACCAGCGCTTCGAGACCGAGTTCATGCTGGTCACCGTGGTCATCCTGATCGCGCTCGTGACCGTCGTACAGCTCATCGGCGACGGCGCCACCCGGCTCCTGACGCGCCGCGGACGCACCGCGTCGTAG
- a CDS encoding MetQ/NlpA family ABC transporter substrate-binding protein: MRKNIKITAAAAASAALALGLTACGTASDPGAKTESGGKADPSKALVVAASPTPHADILNYVKDNLAAKAGLKLEVKEFTDYVLPNTATQSGEVDANFFQHKPYLDDFNKKKGTTIVPVADVHLEPLALYSKKAKDIKDIKPGQTVAVPNDTTNEGRALKLLADNGLITLKDGAGQDAKLSDIKDRKGLEFKELEAATLPRALNDVDAAVINGNYAIEADLEPAQDSLAIEKAEGNPYANFLAVKKGNEKDARVEKLAELLNSDEVKKFIEDKYAGSIVPAFGAVKS, translated from the coding sequence GTGCGTAAGAACATCAAGATCACCGCGGCTGCCGCCGCCTCCGCCGCCCTCGCCCTCGGCCTCACCGCCTGCGGCACGGCCTCCGACCCGGGCGCCAAGACCGAGTCCGGCGGCAAGGCCGACCCGTCGAAGGCGCTCGTCGTCGCCGCGTCCCCGACGCCGCACGCCGACATACTGAACTACGTCAAGGACAACCTGGCGGCGAAGGCCGGCCTGAAGCTCGAGGTCAAGGAGTTCACGGACTACGTCCTGCCGAACACCGCCACCCAGAGCGGCGAGGTCGACGCCAACTTCTTCCAGCACAAGCCGTACCTCGACGACTTCAACAAGAAGAAGGGCACGACCATCGTGCCCGTCGCCGATGTCCACCTGGAGCCGCTGGCCCTCTACTCCAAGAAGGCCAAGGACATCAAGGACATCAAGCCCGGCCAGACGGTCGCGGTGCCCAACGACACCACCAACGAGGGCCGCGCCCTCAAGCTGCTCGCGGACAACGGCCTCATCACGCTGAAGGACGGCGCGGGCCAGGACGCCAAGCTGTCCGACATCAAGGACAGGAAGGGCCTGGAGTTCAAGGAGCTGGAGGCGGCGACGCTGCCCCGCGCCCTGAACGACGTCGACGCCGCGGTCATCAACGGGAACTACGCCATCGAGGCCGACCTCGAGCCCGCGCAGGACTCCCTGGCCATCGAGAAGGCCGAGGGCAACCCGTACGCCAACTTCCTCGCGGTCAAGAAGGGCAACGAGAAGGACGCGCGCGTCGAGAAGCTCGCCGAGCTCCTGAACTCCGACGAGGTCAAGAAGTTCATCGAGGACAAGTACGCCGGCTCGATCGTGCCGGCCTTCGGCGCCGTCAAGTCCTGA
- a CDS encoding GNAT family N-acetyltransferase codes for MTTTFPDISISTDRLVLRPFDESDIPALTEMMSDEMVTAWTSAPYPYTTLDAERWVRRIAPAERTQGRGIALAVTEFLTQRLVGTVHLQHTDWRTRATEVAYVTAPWARGEGYATEAVLAVAQWIFRDQRFERLELRTAADNTASQQVAQKIGCISEGVLRNAWIARTQTEDGGWTDIRTDLIVWSLLPEDLEGVADRMADAGGYGAYNDWN; via the coding sequence ATGACTACCACCTTCCCGGACATCTCCATCAGCACGGACCGGCTGGTGCTGCGCCCCTTCGACGAATCGGACATCCCGGCGCTCACCGAGATGATGAGTGACGAGATGGTCACCGCCTGGACCTCCGCGCCCTACCCGTACACCACGCTCGACGCCGAGCGCTGGGTCCGCAGGATCGCTCCTGCGGAACGTACCCAGGGGCGCGGAATCGCCCTCGCCGTCACGGAATTCCTCACCCAGCGGCTCGTCGGGACCGTCCACCTCCAGCACACCGACTGGCGCACCCGCGCCACCGAGGTCGCCTATGTGACGGCCCCGTGGGCGCGCGGCGAGGGCTACGCCACCGAGGCGGTGCTCGCCGTCGCCCAGTGGATCTTCCGCGACCAGCGGTTCGAGCGCCTGGAACTGCGCACCGCCGCCGACAACACCGCCTCCCAGCAGGTCGCGCAGAAGATCGGCTGCATCAGCGAAGGCGTCCTGCGCAACGCCTGGATAGCGCGGACCCAGACGGAGGACGGCGGGTGGACCGACATCCGTACGGACTTGATCGTATGGAGCCTGCTGCCCGAGGATCTCGAAGGTGTGGCCGACCGGATGGCCGACGCGGGCGGCTACGGCGCGTACAACGACTGGAACTGA
- the cbiE gene encoding precorrin-6y C5,15-methyltransferase (decarboxylating) subunit CbiE: MADRVTVIGWDGSPLTAAARSALGAATLVAGAAHHLALPEVPPGAERIRLGSVDLAARRIAGHRGTAVVLADGDPGFFGVVRTLRAPQHGLEVEVVPAVSPVATAFARAGMPWDDAQVVVAHSRTLRRAVNVCRAHTKVAVLTSPGAGPAELALLLEGVHRTFVICEELGTAREQVTVLTSDKAADHTWRDPNVVIVIGGSAGPVSAVGLGGPAGPGGPGGGWISGHDPGYPPAVRGWALPAAEYGDGDGPDERPGDTREGEYAGLRAAQLARLGPRTGDLVWDIGSGSGALAVEAARFGAAVIAVDADPDACGRATAAARRFGVQLQVVNGRAPYALEDLPEPDVVRIGGGGVAVVSACADRRPERIVTHASTRDEAEAIGRALAAGGYTVECALLQSVELDTTAWSERDRSVVFLLSGVQERREASR; this comes from the coding sequence ATGGCCGACCGGGTCACGGTGATCGGCTGGGACGGATCGCCGCTCACCGCCGCGGCCAGGTCCGCCCTCGGGGCCGCCACGCTCGTCGCGGGCGCCGCGCACCACCTCGCGCTCCCCGAAGTGCCGCCGGGCGCCGAGCGCATCCGCCTCGGCAGCGTCGACCTCGCCGCCCGCCGCATCGCGGGCCACCGGGGCACGGCCGTCGTGCTCGCCGACGGAGACCCCGGCTTCTTCGGCGTCGTACGCACCCTGCGCGCACCCCAGCACGGCCTGGAGGTCGAAGTGGTGCCCGCCGTCTCCCCGGTGGCCACCGCCTTCGCCCGGGCCGGAATGCCGTGGGACGACGCCCAGGTCGTCGTCGCCCACAGCCGCACACTGCGCCGCGCCGTCAATGTGTGCCGCGCGCACACCAAGGTCGCCGTGCTGACGTCACCGGGCGCCGGGCCCGCCGAACTCGCCCTGCTGCTCGAAGGAGTCCACCGCACCTTCGTCATCTGCGAGGAGCTGGGCACGGCCCGCGAACAGGTCACCGTCCTGACGTCCGACAAGGCCGCCGACCACACCTGGCGCGACCCCAACGTCGTCATCGTCATCGGAGGGAGCGCGGGCCCCGTCTCCGCCGTCGGCCTGGGAGGCCCCGCCGGCCCCGGCGGCCCCGGCGGCGGCTGGATCAGCGGCCATGACCCCGGCTACCCGCCGGCCGTACGGGGCTGGGCGCTGCCCGCCGCGGAGTACGGCGACGGCGACGGACCGGACGAGCGGCCCGGGGACACGCGGGAGGGCGAGTACGCCGGCCTGCGGGCAGCCCAGCTGGCCCGGCTCGGTCCCCGTACCGGCGACCTCGTCTGGGACATCGGCTCGGGCAGCGGGGCGCTCGCCGTCGAGGCGGCGAGGTTCGGCGCGGCGGTCATCGCCGTCGACGCCGACCCGGACGCCTGCGGCCGTGCGACAGCCGCCGCGCGGCGTTTCGGCGTACAGCTCCAGGTCGTGAACGGGCGGGCACCGTACGCCCTGGAGGACCTGCCCGAACCCGATGTCGTACGCATCGGGGGCGGGGGAGTGGCCGTCGTGTCCGCCTGCGCCGACCGCAGGCCCGAGCGCATCGTGACGCACGCGTCCACCCGCGACGAGGCGGAGGCCATCGGCCGGGCGCTCGCCGCAGGCGGCTACACCGTCGAATGCGCGCTGCTCCAGTCCGTCGAACTCGACACGACGGCCTGGTCGGAACGCGACCGCTCGGTGGTCTTCCTGCTCTCCGGTGTCCAGGAGCGGCGCGAAGCATCCCGGTGA
- the cobT gene encoding nicotinate-nucleotide--dimethylbenzimidazole phosphoribosyltransferase, whose product MTDTGRVPGEGLPEDAGMVAQPGIAAPDAYTFTEPSENAAEDDDLLLMPGAQGAWSDPQVVSAPQPQIQQVPQPQHAMHAAGAPQAEPVAQAAEVSQALPQAQPEYQAAPASPAAEAAEPQPAAAPEAQSAPSGAGQVQAAQPQPQFQPQPEMGEPGAHETGGRDSGSVDLSAVRTPQPAPAVAQTPAPARRPLHLGPPMPEATGGVVRSLADRGPAAAAPGAAAMPRNPAPVRQPAPPVTGLEYLDMPSDQAAALPGPQLGTIPSQAATPWPQPQEAQAPQGNPAETVVPEAETPVPPAQVQPEPTAEPVPEQVPAPEPVAAPVAEEAVSVPAEPEPVAAAEPVAPEPVAPEPEPEPQQQEQHPVPSQEPHPVGEFVPVAGSLPTEPQLAPTPAEAPAAEPAPEPVTEPPVVAEVPEPEPQPVPEAEAVPAPPAEAAPESAEAPLPAAEPVAPVAERPAAEPAAASGEAQLTPEEALPEPAPVPEQLAEPETEPAAPAPVLVPAPRDGGPAAERPVQQQEQEAAPAEPEAAPEPEAIPEPPAAATAPEPAPVVPDAEPAPVVPDAGPAPVVAEPGPAAVVPESAPAPGYDDAEREAVLRVMRERRDIRNGFRSDPIPHEVLLRVLEAAHTAPSVGHSQPWDFVVIRSAETRRTMHELAVRQRDAYAKSLPKGRAKQFKELKIEAILDTPVNIVVTADPTRGGRHTLGRHTQPQMAPYSSALAVENLWLAARAEGLGVGWVSFFDEREMVRALGLPEHLEVVAYLCVGYVDEFPEEPELMQAGWSKRRPLSWVVHEETYGRRALPGEEPHDLLQETVSTIRPLDAKALGEAWERQKRMTKPAGALGMLEIISAQLSGLSRMCPPPIPEPAAVAIFAGDHGVHAQGVTAWPQEVTSQMVANILGGGAVCNAFASQVGAEVCVVDVGVAGELPATPGLLPRKVRAGTADFTTGQALTHEEVLAAIEVGIETARDLVAAGNKALITGEMGIANTTVSAALIAVYTGQDPAEITGRGTGINDEMHARKVDVVRRALELHHPDPADPIGVLAAVGGLEHAALVGFLLGGASLRTPVILDGVSAGAAALVARAIAPESLAACIAGHRSAEPGHVAALNKLGLRPLVDLDLRLGEGTGALLALPVVQSAARAMHEVATFDSAGVTEK is encoded by the coding sequence ATGACTGACACCGGCCGGGTCCCGGGCGAGGGATTGCCGGAGGACGCGGGCATGGTGGCGCAGCCGGGCATCGCCGCTCCGGACGCGTACACCTTCACCGAACCCTCCGAGAACGCAGCCGAGGACGACGACCTCCTGCTGATGCCGGGCGCGCAGGGAGCCTGGAGCGACCCGCAGGTCGTGTCGGCTCCGCAGCCGCAGATACAGCAGGTACCGCAGCCCCAGCACGCCATGCACGCTGCCGGGGCGCCGCAGGCCGAGCCGGTCGCGCAGGCGGCCGAGGTGTCGCAGGCGCTGCCGCAGGCGCAGCCCGAGTACCAGGCGGCGCCGGCTTCCCCGGCGGCCGAAGCCGCCGAGCCGCAGCCGGCCGCCGCCCCGGAGGCGCAGAGCGCGCCGTCGGGGGCCGGGCAGGTTCAGGCCGCTCAGCCGCAGCCGCAGTTCCAGCCGCAGCCCGAGATGGGCGAGCCGGGCGCGCACGAGACCGGTGGCCGCGACTCCGGTTCCGTCGACCTCAGCGCCGTACGTACGCCGCAGCCGGCGCCCGCGGTGGCCCAGACGCCCGCTCCCGCGCGCCGCCCGCTGCATCTCGGTCCTCCGATGCCCGAGGCCACCGGAGGCGTCGTGCGCTCGCTGGCCGACCGCGGGCCCGCGGCCGCCGCCCCCGGCGCCGCGGCGATGCCCCGGAACCCTGCCCCGGTACGGCAGCCGGCACCGCCGGTGACCGGTCTGGAGTACCTCGACATGCCGAGCGACCAGGCGGCCGCGCTGCCCGGACCGCAGCTCGGCACGATCCCGTCACAGGCTGCTACGCCTTGGCCTCAGCCGCAGGAGGCCCAGGCGCCTCAGGGGAACCCTGCAGAAACGGTCGTTCCGGAGGCTGAGACTCCGGTACCACCGGCGCAGGTTCAGCCCGAGCCCACGGCTGAGCCGGTTCCCGAGCAGGTGCCCGCGCCCGAGCCCGTGGCCGCCCCCGTCGCGGAAGAGGCCGTCAGTGTTCCGGCCGAGCCCGAGCCGGTGGCCGCCGCCGAGCCGGTGGCGCCCGAGCCGGTCGCTCCCGAGCCGGAACCCGAACCGCAGCAGCAGGAGCAGCACCCGGTGCCGTCGCAGGAGCCCCACCCCGTCGGCGAGTTCGTCCCGGTCGCGGGGTCCCTCCCGACCGAGCCGCAGCTCGCTCCCACGCCGGCCGAAGCGCCGGCCGCCGAGCCCGCGCCCGAGCCGGTGACCGAGCCGCCCGTCGTCGCCGAGGTGCCCGAGCCGGAGCCCCAGCCCGTACCGGAAGCCGAGGCCGTGCCCGCGCCGCCGGCCGAGGCCGCGCCGGAATCCGCCGAGGCCCCTCTGCCGGCGGCCGAGCCCGTCGCGCCCGTGGCCGAGCGGCCGGCAGCCGAACCGGCCGCCGCGTCCGGCGAGGCGCAGCTGACGCCGGAGGAGGCACTCCCGGAGCCCGCTCCCGTACCGGAGCAGCTCGCGGAGCCCGAAACCGAGCCCGCGGCCCCGGCCCCCGTGCTTGTGCCCGCCCCGCGCGACGGCGGCCCCGCCGCGGAACGCCCCGTACAGCAGCAGGAGCAGGAAGCCGCCCCCGCCGAGCCGGAAGCGGCCCCCGAGCCCGAAGCGATTCCCGAGCCCCCGGCAGCGGCCACCGCGCCCGAACCCGCACCGGTCGTCCCCGACGCCGAACCCGCACCTGTCGTCCCGGACGCCGGCCCCGCACCGGTGGTCGCCGAACCCGGGCCCGCAGCCGTCGTCCCCGAATCCGCTCCCGCACCCGGCTACGACGACGCCGAGCGTGAAGCGGTTCTGCGGGTCATGCGCGAGCGCCGCGACATCCGCAACGGCTTCCGCAGCGACCCCATCCCGCACGAGGTACTGCTCCGCGTACTCGAAGCAGCGCACACCGCGCCGAGCGTCGGCCACTCCCAGCCCTGGGACTTCGTGGTCATCCGCTCCGCCGAGACCCGCCGTACGATGCACGAACTGGCCGTCCGCCAGCGCGACGCGTACGCCAAGTCGCTGCCCAAGGGCCGGGCCAAGCAGTTCAAGGAACTGAAGATCGAGGCCATCCTCGACACACCGGTGAACATCGTCGTCACCGCCGACCCGACCCGCGGCGGCCGCCACACCCTGGGCCGCCACACCCAGCCGCAGATGGCGCCGTACTCCTCCGCCCTCGCGGTCGAGAACCTGTGGCTCGCGGCCCGCGCCGAAGGGCTCGGTGTCGGCTGGGTCAGCTTCTTCGACGAGCGGGAGATGGTCCGCGCCCTGGGCCTGCCCGAGCACCTGGAGGTAGTCGCCTACCTCTGTGTCGGATACGTCGACGAGTTCCCGGAGGAGCCCGAGCTGATGCAGGCGGGCTGGTCCAAGCGCCGCCCGCTCTCCTGGGTCGTCCACGAGGAGACGTACGGCCGTCGCGCGCTGCCCGGCGAGGAGCCGCACGACCTTCTCCAGGAGACGGTCTCCACCATCCGCCCGCTGGACGCCAAGGCGCTCGGCGAGGCATGGGAGCGCCAGAAGCGCATGACCAAGCCGGCCGGCGCGCTGGGCATGCTGGAGATCATCTCGGCGCAGCTCAGCGGCCTGTCCCGGATGTGCCCGCCGCCGATCCCGGAGCCCGCGGCCGTCGCGATCTTCGCCGGAGACCACGGAGTGCACGCCCAGGGAGTCACCGCCTGGCCGCAGGAAGTGACCTCCCAGATGGTCGCCAACATCCTGGGCGGCGGCGCGGTCTGCAACGCCTTCGCGAGCCAGGTGGGTGCGGAGGTCTGCGTGGTGGACGTCGGCGTCGCCGGTGAACTCCCCGCCACCCCCGGCCTGTTGCCCCGCAAGGTGCGCGCGGGGACGGCGGACTTCACCACCGGTCAGGCGCTCACCCACGAGGAGGTGCTCGCCGCGATCGAGGTGGGCATCGAGACGGCGCGCGACCTGGTGGCAGCGGGCAACAAGGCCCTGATCACCGGTGAGATGGGCATCGCCAACACCACGGTCTCGGCGGCACTGATCGCGGTCTACACGGGCCAGGACCCGGCCGAGATCACCGGCCGTGGTACGGGCATCAACGACGAGATGCACGCCCGCAAGGTCGACGTCGTACGCCGCGCCCTGGAGCTCCACCACCCGGACCCGGCGGACCCGATCGGCGTCCTGGCGGCGGTCGGCGGCCTGGAGCACGCGGCGCTGGTCGGCTTCCTGCTCGGCGGAGCGTCTCTGCGTACGCCGGTGATCCTGGACGGCGTGAGCGCGGGAGCGGCGGCCCTGGTCGCCCGGGCGATCGCCCCCGAGTCGCTCGCGGCCTGCATCGCCGGCCACCGCAGCGCCGAACCGGGTCACGTGGCCGCCCTCAACAAGCTGGGCCTGCGCCCCCTGGTCGACCTGGACCTGCGCCTCGGCGAGGGCACGGGCGCGCTGCTGGCGCTGCCGGTGGTCCAGAGCGCGGCGCGTGCGATGCACGAGGTGGCGACGTTCGACTCGGCAGGAGTCACGGAGAAGTAA